One stretch of Rosistilla oblonga DNA includes these proteins:
- the tyrS gene encoding tyrosine--tRNA ligase has product MTDILSELRWRNLIHQVTDEAGLAKLLSEGSQSVYAGFDPTADSLHVGSLLPLMMLRRFQRAGHRPVALVGGATGMIGDPSGKSEERNLLSADQLEKNVAGIASQVQSFLDSDGDNAAQLVNNFDWMKNFSYLNFLRDVGKNFPVGVMMGKESVKSRLTSEAGLSYTEFSYMLLQAYDFVELNKKLGCRVQLGGSDQWGNITAGIDLGRRMGTPQLYGMTSPLLLTSDGRKMGKTERGTIWLSAERTSPYEFFQYWRNVDDKDVMTCLHYLTEIDREECESLAQELENNAGAAVAQKRLAEWLTQLVHGDAGLKSALNASQILFGGEISDLSDKELTQIFADVPSKELPKSALEGEGLWVVEAFKTSGLVSSNGEARRAVQEGSAYINNQRQQDIDYKLTRADLASESVMVLRRGKKKYALLRFV; this is encoded by the coding sequence ATGACCGACATCCTCTCGGAACTCCGCTGGCGGAACCTGATCCATCAAGTCACCGATGAAGCGGGACTTGCGAAACTCTTGTCCGAAGGTTCTCAAAGCGTCTACGCGGGCTTCGACCCGACGGCCGACAGTCTGCACGTCGGCAGCCTGTTGCCGCTGATGATGCTGCGTCGTTTTCAACGCGCCGGGCATCGTCCAGTTGCGTTGGTCGGCGGCGCGACGGGAATGATCGGCGACCCGAGCGGGAAGAGCGAAGAGCGGAACCTGTTGTCAGCCGACCAGTTGGAGAAAAACGTCGCGGGGATCGCATCGCAGGTGCAGAGTTTCCTCGACTCCGACGGCGACAATGCCGCTCAGTTGGTGAACAACTTCGACTGGATGAAGAACTTCAGCTACCTGAACTTCCTCCGCGATGTCGGCAAGAACTTTCCCGTCGGCGTGATGATGGGGAAGGAATCGGTTAAGTCGCGACTGACTAGCGAGGCTGGGCTCAGCTACACCGAGTTCAGTTACATGCTGTTGCAGGCCTACGACTTTGTCGAACTGAACAAGAAGCTCGGTTGCCGCGTGCAGTTGGGTGGCAGCGATCAATGGGGCAACATCACCGCCGGAATCGATCTCGGTCGCCGGATGGGGACGCCGCAGTTGTACGGCATGACCTCGCCGTTGCTGCTGACCAGCGATGGCCGAAAGATGGGCAAGACCGAACGGGGAACGATCTGGTTGAGTGCCGAACGGACGAGCCCTTACGAGTTCTTCCAATACTGGCGAAACGTCGACGATAAAGACGTGATGACCTGCCTGCACTACCTGACCGAGATCGATCGCGAGGAATGCGAGTCGCTGGCCCAGGAGCTGGAAAATAATGCCGGTGCCGCGGTCGCGCAGAAGCGGTTGGCCGAATGGTTGACTCAGTTGGTGCATGGCGATGCGGGATTGAAGAGCGCGCTGAACGCTTCGCAGATCCTGTTTGGTGGTGAGATCAGCGATCTGTCGGACAAAGAGCTGACGCAGATCTTCGCCGATGTTCCGAGCAAGGAGCTGCCGAAGTCGGCGCTCGAAGGCGAGGGGCTTTGGGTCGTCGAAGCGTTCAAGACATCGGGGCTGGTTTCCAGCAACGGCGAAGCCCGTCGGGCGGTCCAAGAAGGAAGCGCCTACATCAATAACCAGCGGCAGCAGGATATCGACTACAAGTTGACGCGAGCCGATCTGGCTAGCGAATCGGTGATGGTGCTGCGGCGCGGCAAGAAGAAATACGCACTGCTGCGATTCGTCTAA
- a CDS encoding aldehyde dehydrogenase (NADP(+)) produces the protein MSTTAQSEPVLIAGQWRPASLDTANTNVFQATDPSNMELLSPVFPVSSWQDCDEALNAAAAAYAELRQLPRERIAAFLEAFADRIDAAKDRLVAAANRETGLPASPRLADVELPRTTNQLRLAAAACRSGDWAAATIDTKAGIRSCYQSLGPVCVFGPNNFPFAFGSLSGGDFAAAIAAGNPVIGKANSSHPETTKIFAEEAFAALQATDLPTATVQLIYRLNHADGERLVADPRVGATGYTGSRGAGLALKAAADRAGKPIYLELSSVNPVAILPGAMVERGDAIIKDFVGSALMGTGQFCTSPGIILMTKGENADKFVEAVSAAYQAATPGTLLSPAVTKSLGAGIQTLRDAGAELVCGGGDPVEGRCARSNTLLKTTGEKFLSDPETFQTEAFGNASMVVVADDIDQLTQVIDSLEGNLTGCIYSANDGSDDAVYPQVAFALEPKVGRILNDKMPTGVAVSPAMNHGGPYPSTGHPGFTAVGIPAALPRFAKLTCFDAVRPARLPELLQDKNPTGSTWRFIDGQWSQADV, from the coding sequence ATGTCCACAACAGCCCAATCCGAACCTGTTTTGATTGCCGGTCAATGGCGGCCTGCTTCGCTCGACACCGCGAATACTAACGTATTTCAAGCGACCGATCCAAGCAACATGGAATTGCTGAGCCCTGTTTTTCCGGTCAGTTCGTGGCAGGATTGCGACGAAGCGTTGAACGCTGCGGCTGCCGCTTATGCTGAACTGCGTCAGCTGCCACGCGAGCGAATCGCTGCGTTTTTGGAAGCCTTTGCCGACCGCATCGACGCTGCCAAAGATCGCTTGGTCGCCGCGGCCAACCGCGAAACCGGCCTGCCCGCCAGCCCGCGATTGGCCGACGTCGAACTGCCGCGGACGACGAACCAGTTGCGTTTGGCGGCCGCCGCCTGCCGCAGCGGCGATTGGGCCGCAGCGACGATCGATACCAAAGCTGGCATCCGATCGTGTTACCAGTCCTTGGGGCCGGTTTGCGTCTTTGGACCCAATAACTTTCCGTTCGCCTTCGGCAGCCTCAGCGGTGGCGACTTCGCCGCCGCGATCGCGGCGGGCAACCCCGTGATCGGCAAAGCGAACAGCTCGCATCCCGAAACGACCAAGATCTTCGCCGAAGAAGCGTTTGCCGCGCTGCAAGCGACCGATCTGCCGACCGCAACGGTTCAATTGATCTATCGTTTGAACCACGCCGATGGCGAGCGATTGGTCGCCGATCCTCGCGTTGGCGCGACCGGATATACCGGTTCGCGTGGCGCCGGTCTGGCGCTTAAAGCGGCTGCCGATCGGGCTGGCAAACCAATCTATCTGGAACTGTCGAGCGTCAATCCCGTCGCGATCCTTCCCGGTGCGATGGTCGAACGCGGCGATGCGATCATTAAAGACTTTGTCGGCAGCGCCCTGATGGGAACCGGCCAGTTCTGCACCAGCCCCGGGATCATCCTGATGACCAAGGGTGAAAACGCGGACAAATTTGTCGAAGCGGTCTCGGCTGCCTATCAAGCGGCTACGCCCGGCACGTTGCTATCGCCCGCGGTCACGAAGTCGTTGGGAGCGGGAATCCAAACGTTGCGCGATGCGGGAGCGGAATTGGTTTGCGGCGGAGGCGATCCGGTCGAAGGTCGCTGTGCCCGATCCAACACGCTGCTGAAAACAACAGGCGAGAAATTCCTGAGCGATCCCGAAACGTTCCAGACCGAAGCGTTTGGCAACGCGTCGATGGTTGTGGTTGCCGACGACATCGATCAATTGACCCAAGTGATCGATTCGTTGGAAGGCAACCTGACCGGGTGCATCTATTCGGCGAACGACGGATCCGACGACGCGGTTTATCCGCAAGTCGCGTTTGCCCTGGAACCGAAGGTCGGCCGGATCTTGAACGACAAGATGCCGACCGGCGTCGCCGTCAGTCCCGCGATGAATCACGGCGGCCCGTATCCATCGACCGGCCACCCCGGTTTCACCGCCGTCGGCATTCCGGCCGCGTTGCCGCGATTCGCCAAACTGACCTGCTTCGATGCCGTTCGCCCAGCTCGCTTGCCCGAATTACTGCAGGACAAAAATCCGACCGGCTCGACTTGGCGGTTCATCGACGGCCAGTGGTCGCAAGCCGACGTTTGA
- a CDS encoding YaiI/YqxD family protein, whose amino-acid sequence MKIWIDADAAPMDVKQIVFRAAKRLDVETILVANRMMEVPASLSMVRSIQVREGADQADRYIAAEGQRGDLAITADLPLAGDLVEKGLFVIDPRGEEYSPETITSRLSMRNFMDDLRGAGMVVGRTAPYGETDKKAFAATFDRLLTRALRLAERAKKKSASSGEATEEES is encoded by the coding sequence GTGAAGATTTGGATCGATGCCGATGCGGCTCCCATGGATGTCAAGCAGATCGTGTTTCGCGCCGCCAAGCGATTGGATGTCGAAACGATTCTGGTCGCCAACCGGATGATGGAGGTTCCCGCCAGTTTGTCGATGGTTCGATCGATCCAGGTTCGCGAGGGAGCGGATCAGGCGGATCGCTACATCGCAGCGGAGGGCCAGCGAGGAGATCTGGCGATCACAGCCGATCTGCCGTTGGCGGGTGACTTAGTCGAGAAAGGGTTGTTTGTGATCGACCCGCGCGGCGAAGAGTATTCGCCCGAGACGATCACCAGTCGGTTGTCGATGCGTAACTTTATGGACGACCTTCGCGGTGCGGGGATGGTCGTCGGCCGAACCGCTCCCTACGGCGAGACCGATAAAAAAGCGTTTGCCGCCACCTTCGACCGCCTGCTGACTCGAGCCCTCCGCCTCGCCGAGCGCGCGAAGAAAAAGTCGGCATCGTCGGGCGAAGCGACCGAAGAGGAGAGCTAG
- the mntR gene encoding manganese-binding transcriptional regulator MntR translates to MPPDSGTDAASAPLRDPGLPSKTHQRTRSDHASEVAEDYVEAIADAIAQRGVCRAVDLVNQFAVTHATVNNTIGRLQRDGLVHTEPYQPIELTATGKRLATQSRKRHEIVEAFLRRLGVSEQTAAADTEGIEHHVSKETLAAMKRVLTKGWPE, encoded by the coding sequence CTGCCGCCTGACAGCGGAACCGACGCCGCATCCGCACCTTTAAGGGATCCAGGTTTGCCCTCCAAGACGCATCAACGCACTCGATCCGACCACGCTAGCGAGGTTGCGGAGGACTATGTCGAAGCGATCGCCGACGCGATCGCTCAGCGTGGTGTCTGTCGCGCCGTCGATTTAGTCAATCAATTTGCTGTCACGCACGCCACGGTCAACAATACGATCGGGCGTTTGCAGCGGGACGGGTTGGTCCACACCGAGCCGTATCAGCCGATCGAACTGACGGCGACGGGGAAGCGATTGGCGACGCAATCGCGGAAGCGGCACGAGATTGTCGAGGCGTTTCTGCGTCGATTGGGAGTCAGCGAGCAGACGGCCGCCGCGGATACCGAGGGGATCGAGCATCATGTCAGCAAAGAAACGCTGGCTGCGATGAAACGCGTCCTGACCAAAGGTTGGCCCGAATAA
- a CDS encoding DUF1559 domain-containing protein: MRVERFLSRANFQTAHHKRSRRRGFTLVELLVVIAIIGLLVGLLLPAVQAARETARRMSCSNQLKQIGLATHNYHSTFGRFPSGYVSYPTRNGSAPASVLIDPLTWDAGPGWGWSTGLLPFVEANTLLDNMRIDQPIWSAANRQAIATTLPLFLCPSATGGDEPFDVQDASGNPLAIGGGTVRVGRSHYVASHGQESCWGECGSAATGEIFTNIYTSTTTIVAIDGDAGRVADGPFYRNSKTRFRDVTDGTTNTIFFGEHSSALSDKTWVGVVPGAYTHPQFSSPENGPDAAATLTLVHAGPSGGELDITGSPIIHPVNFPTYHVGQMYSQHPGGGMVCMGDGSVRFISEYVDLFLWAELSSMNEGEVIAGESL; the protein is encoded by the coding sequence ATGCGAGTCGAACGATTTCTCAGTCGCGCAAATTTTCAAACCGCCCACCACAAAAGGTCTCGCCGACGAGGGTTTACGCTAGTCGAACTGCTTGTTGTGATCGCGATTATCGGGCTGTTAGTCGGCCTGTTATTGCCAGCCGTTCAGGCGGCTCGCGAGACGGCGCGGCGGATGTCGTGCAGCAATCAACTGAAACAAATTGGACTGGCGACGCACAACTACCACTCCACCTTCGGACGGTTCCCATCGGGCTACGTCTCTTATCCGACAAGGAACGGTTCGGCACCCGCTTCGGTTCTGATCGATCCGCTGACCTGGGACGCCGGTCCCGGTTGGGGTTGGTCGACGGGGTTGCTGCCGTTTGTCGAAGCAAACACGCTGCTCGACAACATGCGAATCGATCAACCGATCTGGTCGGCGGCAAACCGGCAAGCGATCGCAACCACACTGCCATTGTTCTTGTGCCCCAGCGCCACCGGCGGCGACGAACCGTTTGATGTTCAAGACGCCTCGGGCAATCCATTGGCCATCGGCGGCGGGACGGTTCGCGTCGGACGCAGCCACTACGTCGCCAGCCACGGTCAAGAGAGTTGTTGGGGCGAATGTGGTTCGGCGGCGACGGGAGAGATCTTTACCAACATCTATACGTCGACGACAACGATCGTGGCGATCGATGGCGATGCGGGGCGAGTCGCCGACGGACCGTTCTATCGGAACTCCAAAACGCGTTTCCGCGACGTGACCGATGGGACCACCAACACGATCTTTTTTGGTGAGCACAGTTCCGCGCTGAGCGACAAAACGTGGGTGGGCGTCGTGCCGGGTGCCTACACGCATCCACAGTTCTCTTCGCCCGAAAACGGTCCCGACGCCGCGGCGACGCTGACGCTGGTACACGCCGGGCCATCGGGAGGCGAGCTAGACATCACGGGCAGTCCGATCATTCACCCCGTCAACTTCCCCACCTATCACGTCGGTCAAATGTATTCTCAACATCCCGGCGGCGGGATGGTTTGCATGGGAGATGGAAGCGTTCGCTTTATCAGCGAATACGTCGATCTGTTCCTGTGGGCGGAACTGTCGAGTATGAACGAAGGGGAAGTCATCGCTGGGGAGTCGCTGTGA
- a CDS encoding GNAT family N-acetyltransferase, with the protein MNLRIVKSEAEFMQLQEAWDALDPAPMQSFAWNFAWWQSFSRYNALRIYCYEDQGTVVGIAPFYFDRRLGQRALKFLGSGITCSDYAQLIVADEHRQDFLSEIAEDVRQSRFIRMVELDGVLADPSQNPDLKIVDQLGTPFWRYDRDVDSSWILELPDSWDQFLKQSASNLRRKVRKAARRIDGGEVQIRSTRDDLPVESAFATLVRLHLERTDAKGLQSAFCDPEYVRFLHAAAADLIPQGKAEILTAEHQGKPIAVNFNLQGPRGPQLYQSGASRDAMELEPGYLLFTHVIRRTIDEGIAEFDFLRGDEPYKKFWGARPVPLATVRCVSKSLFTTAGHKLALGARRLKNDLRSFQWRGLGVAR; encoded by the coding sequence ATGAATCTACGGATTGTCAAAAGCGAAGCTGAATTCATGCAGCTGCAGGAAGCCTGGGACGCGTTGGACCCCGCACCGATGCAGAGCTTCGCGTGGAACTTCGCATGGTGGCAAAGCTTCAGCCGCTACAACGCGCTGCGGATCTATTGCTACGAAGATCAAGGGACCGTTGTCGGAATCGCACCCTTCTATTTTGACCGTCGCCTTGGCCAACGCGCTTTGAAGTTCCTCGGCAGCGGGATCACATGCAGCGATTACGCGCAATTGATCGTCGCCGACGAACACCGCCAAGATTTCCTTTCCGAGATCGCCGAAGACGTCCGCCAGTCGCGGTTCATCCGGATGGTCGAACTCGACGGCGTCCTAGCCGATCCCTCCCAAAACCCCGACCTCAAGATCGTCGACCAATTGGGAACTCCCTTCTGGCGATACGACCGCGACGTCGATTCGTCTTGGATTCTGGAGCTGCCCGATTCTTGGGACCAATTCCTCAAGCAATCGGCTTCCAATTTGCGCCGCAAGGTTCGCAAAGCTGCCCGCCGGATCGACGGCGGCGAGGTGCAGATCCGTTCGACCCGCGACGACCTGCCGGTCGAATCGGCATTTGCGACGCTGGTCCGTCTGCATCTGGAACGAACCGATGCCAAGGGGCTGCAGTCGGCGTTTTGCGATCCCGAATACGTCCGCTTCCTGCACGCCGCCGCGGCCGATTTGATCCCTCAGGGGAAAGCTGAAATCCTGACTGCGGAGCATCAAGGCAAACCGATCGCCGTCAACTTCAACTTGCAGGGCCCACGCGGTCCCCAGTTGTATCAGTCCGGCGCGTCGCGCGATGCAATGGAACTGGAACCCGGATATTTGCTGTTCACTCACGTCATCCGGCGGACGATCGATGAAGGGATCGCGGAGTTCGACTTCCTCCGCGGCGACGAACCGTACAAAAAGTTCTGGGGTGCTCGCCCTGTCCCTTTAGCGACGGTTCGGTGCGTTTCGAAGAGCTTGTTCACGACTGCCGGGCATAAGTTGGCCCTCGGCGCCCGTCGACTGAAAAACGATCTGCGCAGCTTCCAATGGCGTGGGCTGGGAGTGGCTCGATGA
- a CDS encoding GNAT family N-acetyltransferase — protein MIQKLSTSLLESTASKPKIGQKHYRVAEVDLPQLDFHGRIVRDLEELESIADRWQRLMETAIQPNLFFDPDFLIPALRHLNDRDAAVLVIEAPRRMHPEGDPVLCGLMPLVAKRIYGLPLSGREIWKHDQCFDCTPLLRRDCAAEAWRFALEYLATEQGVQLLSMNTVSGQEQFANLITDHFYAASTTVFHRDAFTRACFQPAPDAETYLNAQVSKSTRKGTQRLSRKLAQQGELTTRCADQDDHATWIEEYIALEAAGWKGRQGTAFDSSDGSREFFREMATRMLEKNKMQILKVSLDDRPISMMCDLVTSERGAHFKTTFDETLHEYSPGLIAELENIPIMHDRGLEIVDSCADPDHSMINRVWPDRIRFQSLVVALGGKLSQLAVASLPMLQLVRHSFKKKGK, from the coding sequence ATGATCCAAAAGCTGTCGACGTCACTGCTAGAATCAACGGCTTCAAAGCCAAAAATCGGGCAAAAACACTACCGCGTGGCCGAAGTCGATCTGCCGCAACTCGACTTCCACGGCCGAATCGTTCGCGACCTCGAAGAGCTCGAATCGATCGCCGATCGCTGGCAGCGATTGATGGAAACCGCGATCCAACCCAATCTATTCTTCGATCCCGATTTTCTGATCCCCGCGCTACGGCACCTGAACGATCGCGATGCGGCGGTGCTGGTGATCGAAGCCCCGCGGCGGATGCATCCCGAAGGGGATCCGGTCCTGTGCGGGCTGATGCCGTTGGTCGCGAAACGAATTTACGGCCTGCCATTGTCCGGCCGCGAAATCTGGAAACACGATCAGTGCTTCGATTGCACTCCGCTGTTACGCCGCGATTGCGCCGCCGAAGCCTGGCGGTTTGCGCTCGAATATTTGGCGACCGAGCAGGGCGTGCAATTGCTGAGCATGAATACGGTCAGCGGGCAGGAGCAATTTGCGAATCTGATCACCGATCATTTCTACGCCGCGTCGACGACAGTCTTCCACCGCGACGCATTCACGCGAGCCTGCTTCCAGCCGGCCCCCGATGCGGAAACCTATCTGAATGCTCAAGTCTCCAAGAGCACGCGAAAGGGAACGCAGCGATTGAGTCGTAAGCTGGCCCAGCAAGGCGAACTGACAACGCGTTGCGCCGATCAAGACGACCACGCGACGTGGATCGAAGAGTACATCGCGTTGGAAGCGGCGGGATGGAAGGGACGCCAAGGGACCGCGTTTGACAGCAGCGATGGATCTCGTGAATTCTTTCGCGAGATGGCAACGCGGATGCTGGAGAAGAACAAGATGCAGATCCTCAAGGTTTCGCTCGACGATCGCCCGATCAGCATGATGTGCGATCTAGTGACATCCGAACGCGGGGCGCATTTCAAAACCACCTTCGACGAAACGCTACACGAATATTCGCCCGGCTTGATCGCCGAACTCGAGAACATCCCGATCATGCACGACCGTGGACTGGAGATCGTCGATTCGTGCGCCGATCCGGACCACTCGATGATCAACCGCGTCTGGCCCGACCGGATCCGATTTCAAAGTCTCGTCGTGGCATTGGGCGGCAAGCTGTCGCAACTCGCCGTGGCCAGCCTACCGATGCTCCAGCTGGTTCGTCACTCATTTAAGAAGAAGGGAAAATAA